The Penaeus vannamei isolate JL-2024 chromosome 4, ASM4276789v1, whole genome shotgun sequence genome segment TATATTTAGCCAgtcaagtgggatcgattcttgtGATTCCCCCTTCAGGCCTAATTTAGCTTGCATCCGCAGTTCCGATTGTTCCCGCCTTGTTACAGTTACATCCGAGTTCCTAGCccatgcactatctaccctggTTGACCTCACTGGAAAGTCTATTCATGCccaaccccactcctcccttaaGGTGTCAGACCTCAACACAGCTGAGATTTATTGCGTCAGCAATACAGGATTTTTGTGCTTAATCCTGATATAAAAATGCCTAAAATAACTCATCAGATCTTCTGGTGCCTATACAAAATACCTTGGGTTTTTAAGTCTACTACCACTTCACTCCTATCACTGGACAAACTAACTTTTACTGGAGGTAATCATATTTTTGTTGTATCTACAGTACAACTTTTATATAACCATAAAATTTgtaatctctttatctctgttctgGCCAATGGCATACCTCAAAAGGTACATAGTTTAAGGCCTACCTTATTGGAGCATCACATAACTGAAGATTTACTGGCCTAGATAACATTGAGTTTTTGCCACCACAGTGAATTCAAGTAAAAATTACATTAAATTTTTCATGAGTTATTTAATCTTTTTTCATAACTGCAAACTAGAAATATAATGATGAGTTTTTCATACCTTTCAGGCATAGGTCACAGTGTGTAAAATGGTCTGAGATAGGTTGAATTTAAGAGGCAAAATATGGCAAGACAGCAAAAGTTTTTATGCGCTACAGAATACTCAAAAGTATTATTTTCTACAGGCAGTTAAGCATGCCATCTTTAGATTATAGTTGTGTATGAAAATATTTAATGTTTTGTGAATGAAGAAATGTAAAAATAAGTTGGGATtcgtaaattaataaaaaaaaaaaggattggttGCCTTGCTGCCAAAGCAatagtatgtatttatttcaatAACTGAAGATTTTCTGCTGCATCAACATCTAAAGTGATTGGTGCTAATTGTGGTGGAGGGGctaaggagacagagacaggcctAATGTAGGGGATCactcctaccttgggcctcagtctttgtctcaactaattttgcttgatcttttcttctccccctttcttcttttgtatcttcttcattcccttcatctgacccattcctaaggtgtgagagccctgctgaaaggatgaaaggctggctttgtgttagTCATGAACAGCCTCCGGGAGCCTTGAGCACGGTATTCCCTTGTTTAATTGccaagcccttaccccttatggggaccctgagggatggactgtttcttttccccattttattcaggctcaccatgtccaataatgaagattctttacccttgataggggcattaaggcttgccccatCATCAATTAGGCTATCTGAATGTGTTTTAatggttttccgacccctgcccctcctttgacctctGCTcaaaccactgatactaataccccctccttgatgtttactgacaactctatccattccaaaccacccacccaggttattactcaaccttcccttctccctacattctcttctccatctccaatTGCAATTTTCTTcatgtctaccccctcttcccttattgctactcttcatccttattgctctccccccacagaactactccactccacaccaacctatcttcctcttttcctcgtaCTACTGCCTCTacttctgcaaaccttttgagtattcTCTTTGGCCTagccaagtgggattgattctttgtgattccccccacaaccccctactTTGAGAATACCCTCTTGGCAAAGTTACCTTTCACAGTTGCTCCAGTCattcacgccttgtcacagttacatctgaatcccaagctcatcCACTATCTACCCaaactgacctcactggcaaacccattcctgctgaacctcacccTTCTCTTAATAATTGTACTGAAACTTTCTATCTCTCCAAATGCTTGTCCTATCTATAACAAGAGCTGGTCAGACTATGAAAATGACCAACTTGcctgccttgctgattatgatgcagtggcagtacaatgCTACAATATTCCTTCCAGAGGCCGTTGTAAGTCCCATgttaatattgccaagattagcttccgtagacatAACCTTCCCCATGAAATTTATATTGGCGGATTGTCCTACCATGTTTGACCATATCAACCACTTCCTTGTCAGTGTCAGAAGTGTTGCCATTTTGGCCATCCAGCCAAACACTGTTGCTCCACAGTccactgccctctatgtgcccaacctggttatgaccgttcaaattgccctgctcagtcacgtacatgtgccaactgTGAAGACtcccataatatattttataacagctgccctgcctataaggtTGAATGTGAGAGAGCAATCCttagattcaaactaggcctcactctacatgaggccagacaggaagcatgatATCGAGGTTTTCTCTTTCAACTTcactctgctctcccctccccatcttctcaagatatttctttatctcccccagtatctcttccctataCCCTGAATCATCTAATTCTACTTGCCtaatcccccagtcaaattccttttccaagtctaaatccagatactccaatctttaCCACTTCCCCAATACTTACTTCTCACTTTACTTGTCACACCAGGCAACCCATatgttccactccaccctctccttccacatcctctcctacatcttcctcttcttcagctCTTCGGatatctatccccctttctcctcctcacaagagaacctttgtttctcagtccacTTCACCCAACTCCCCTTCAGAAACTCTTGAAAACGTCCAAAagttcctaaagatgacccaagggaacattCTGCTCAatcatccaccctccaatccctctgttcctactcctacatttaaagtatttgccaatatccatcttcctcattctcaaGTTCCCCCAAACATACCCCATCCTCTCTACTGCTCCCACCTGAATGATCACAGGAAACCCTtctgtcacaacagtgtccttctccagacccctctcCTCCAGACTGTCTTCCTGATATTTCACCATCTTCCCCagtcccctttctcatcccccagattcttctcctacttctctgaCAGCCACCTCTATTTTTCTTGAACtatgtccctattccttccccagtcagaTACATTGCAATTCACTCTACTTCTTTAACCCTTCCCAttttactaatctctgctctacttcatttgcttccttttccctttgcactaccatactatcctatatcgctctctaatctttgacatcacatctaacactcccccctcccttctcctacttttccaacagccatctctgttttccttgaacattgttcctattccttccccagtgacagatacactgcaattcactcaattgccctacccctttaaccctcccctttccactaatctctgctctacttcacttgcttccctcttttcatttttcaccaCCATActatcctatcatcatcatcatcatgggggctgatgccgacgggggcgcatagccgcatccacccttcgcttccacctacgaggatccctcatggctagatgccaggcagggactcggcccatctctagttcttcacggcaggtttggtcgatctgcccaagccatgacttcctcggtcgtcccacaggcctcctccacccagggttgtctcgaatagagacgacctgatgggcaggatcatcctggggaaagcgagccaggtggccgtatagcctgagttggcgatcacggattgtgcagataacaggccttgtgccagtctcacggtgcaaccgttggttggacacatggtcccgccaacagtaccccatgatctggcgcaaggacctattgcaaaaggcttcaagacaagcctccaaggcacaggacaatgtccaggtttcgctactgtatagcaaaactggcattatcagggccttgaaaacccgaagcttggtccttctgcacaggtaccgaaatctccaaatactcttgttgagagagttcatgacccctgctgccaggccaatccgtcagctgacttcatggtctgacagcccagagttatgaactacactaccaaggtatgtaaagctctctgtgacttcaatgtcctcgccgcaagcacgtaccgactgaacaggttctcctatcaagtccccaaattcctggaccttggtcttggtccaggagacctctagacccaggggcttcgcttcattgctaaatgcatcgagagccgccactagggtatccaaagactcagatagaatggcaacgtcatcagcaaagtcaaggtctgtaaccttgatattgcccagcgttgccccacaatgactttgaacagtagctctgcccagtatccagtccatgcaagtgttgaaaagagttggtgcaaggacacagccttgcctcactcctgaactaacaggaaagaagctcgacaggcccccaccacactttacagcactttcagtaccagtatacaggcttgctattagtccaataatccttgttggtattcctctcagcctcaggatctcccaaagagactcccgatgcaccgtatcgaacaccttcttgaggtcgatgtaggctgcaagcagcccacgcccgaactcacgacggcgctctacaatgactcgaagcgcgaggatacggtctattgtggacttaccaggagtgaatccggattgctccagtctctggtgcctcagtagatggtctctgatacgtctcagaaggatgtgggcgagaaccttgcctggtacactgagcagtgtaatgcctcggtgattgctgcagtcccaacggtcccccttccccttccagagagggatgaccacacccctcaacaggtcatggggcagcgtcggtgggggtggcagaggtggcatactatcctataatgctctataatctttgacatctaagacattttatccttatcattaattcctctttaccctttttgacacaatactttaccatagtgttacatgaccttagatgtctagcacatttatttgtttcaaacatttaacatttaacattaagGGCAAAGCCTCCAGGTAATGAAAGGTCATACATTATGATAAAGCATTGTGGCAAAAAAGTTTAAAATGAGTTAACAGCTAGGACAAAATATGCTAGATGTCAAAAGTTCTAGAGCACTATTGATTAGAAGTGAAAAAAGTAAAGATGAAATAGCAGAGTACAATGGCAGTTCAGGACTGACAAAGCCAGCCTTTTaccctttcagcatggctctcacacttcAGGATgtagacagaagaaggggatgaagaagagaaggaaaaagaaaggaggtccAAGGCAAGGGTGATCCCACACATTGAgcttcagtctctgtctcctaagcccttCCCATGATGACAACCAGAAAATTAAATTCTCCATAATAACACAAATTCTCATATAACATGATTACTAGCTATATGAAATTCATGACACACTACTTATGAAGGTTGCAAAACTTTATACATTGGTGGGCATTTTTCTTATTAGATTTAATGAGGGGAAGAGCACCTTTAATCTTTTATATGGTGTTTATTTCATTACTGATTCTACGTGAAACCTCAATACTTGCAGAGAAAAGTGGATGCAAGAAATGCATACACATCTGTCCTTCAGACACTGCCATAGCACTATAATACTTGCCATTACAAGTTTACTTGTGTAATGCCAttttaaaatgtaataaaaaaaatgcatatttaaacTGAAAAAACAGTATGCAAAGATAATATGATCCCCTCACTCGTAAGGGGTAGGACACTGCAATAAATTACagtgaatgattataatcatattttgctTGTTCAGTATTTGCTGTTGTGGGGAGCTTAGGAGACTAGGACTGAGGACCACagtaggggatcacccctgccttggacctcagcTAACtctgcatggtcttttcttcttcacctttctttttccttctcttcttcatccccttcttctattcatatcctaaagtgtgagagctgtattgaaaggataaaaggctggctttgtgtcagtcctgaacagcTTTCATCCTCTGCTTTTTTCACTTTACCATTTTCACCACCATATTTACCTACAATGCTCTCTACAGCCTTTATGTAACacattttgtcctaattgttaatTCACTTTTTACCTTTTTGCCACAATAATTTGTCATAATGCTGTATGACCTTTTCTTGCCTGGTGGCTTTGCCCCCCATGCCTCGCCCTATTGCTATATTTCGTATATGCCccatatgaccttagatgttgatatcgcagaaaattttcaataaaaagaataaatattttgATGTGCGAAAAGGCATGACCTGATTTggccactttttttcttttaaaaggaTGGGGTAATTATCAATTAGAATGGTACAGGAGGATCCTAGTTCTATGCATAAAGTGTAAGTGTCTTTATCGATAAGGGAAAATGTAAACACATGTAAAGTGCTTTATTATGTATTTCACTTTTGTATCTTTGCCTTTGCCTGCATTAAGTCAAAGGAAGGCCATCCATGCCATCTGTCGCTTTTCAACTTCTACCACTATTTTCTGACAGTAGTAgaaattatcctttttttattctattcaggTGATGATCTacacatattttttcatatgtaaATAATTTCTGCACAGTATTTTATAAATTTTGGTTTAGAAATATAATCGTTAATGGTTTCAAAGCAAATAGCATATAGCACTAAGAACACTTAGTAGTAAAAAGGGTAAAGGTGGAAGGCGAGTTGATGATCAACGTCCTGCACTTCAAAAGTCATATAGCATTTTAGTATAGAATGGtactgaaaagggtaaagaagggtGAGGAAACACTGTCATAGGAAAGAGAGTGGGATTCCAAAAGGATATTTATGGtgtaagtattattactatttatatatgacATCCTTTCATAGCTGAAAATTATTTTGTCAATACCTAGTTTTCTAATGTTTCAGCACTTATTACTTGACTCTTCTGGATCTTTTGGTAAAAATCTTAGAGGCTTTATCTAAACTAAATAATGCTTTTAGGATTAATAAAAATGCATCATCATCTACTTAtttgtacttaaaaaaaaaaacatgaaacataCAGGTGCTAATATTATACGTGATATAATAAAAACTATTAGAACTAATTACTTGATAATTTTGGACAATCAATGTATTATTGACATCTCCCAAAGGAACTACCACTCTATTCTAAATTAAATAGTTATCATGAAAATATGCAAAAAAGTTCCTTTGTCACAGTATACAGGATGTGTATGGAGTAAGATCACAAACTGAACTGGTAAAATCTGCACATTAATGAGATATAACACAATTTTACTCTAAGTTCTCTTAACAAATAtgtattctttgttttatatacAGTATTTCCCAATCCCTCCCACAATGTGCACATCAAAGAAAGAAATTACACAAGGGCAGCACTGAGTGACGACACACCTGCAATTCAGTTTATTTGCCTAAAAATGCTGCCATTGGGtcatcctctctttgtcttcttaacTGGTaagcttctatctcttcttctgttGGTGCCTTAGCATTATACATTGAATTGTACTTTCTCATGCGCTCATCCATTTTCATCATATTTGCAGCTTCATCTTCTTCCATCTTAGCTCGGATCAAAGCCTCACGCAGCTTCTTCCTAcgcttttcttccttctgttcttcacTCTCAGACTCACTGCTTGAatcgctactgctactactgctgctgctgctgctgctgctactgctgctgctactatcatgcttccttttctttttcttgctcttccttttccttttctttttctttttcttgtctattttctcTTGATGTAATTCAAGCAgagttttctcctctttttcctctgctGTTTCTGGTTCAGCTGATGTAGAGGCAGCAGGTAAGAGGACTTCTGTATTTGACTGTTTTCCAGCCTCTCCGGTGCAGTAAGAATTTTTGATGAATGAGTGGCAGCAACGGTAACCCCATACTCCATCACGCCAATAACTACCCCAAACACTTGTGTGGTTCCTTGGGTATACATCTTCATCATACTTGGATCTTACAACTTGCTTTTCTGCACCTTTGATAATTTTACCATGACGGGAATACTCAACATAATTTTCTGTCTGAGACAACAGCAATTCAGTGGGTGGAACATCAAGATGTTCTTTCCCTCCATACTTTTCCAGAAGGTCATCTGAAACTTTCTTTTTGAATTCATCCTTCTTATCAATAAATTGCTTCTTTAGTAACTCAAGCTTTGTTGGTTCTGCCTGAAGACTAACATCCACACCTTTTTCATAAGCATCCCATGCAAAGAGCTGGGCTTTAGCTTGGTTTACAGTATCACCTGTAAACCTGACAAAATTTTCTCCTGCAAAATCAACTTCATCatcctttcttcctgttcctcgaTATGGGTTGTCCCTCATAGATCTTGTTTTGGGATCATAATATGCTGAATTGGGATCAAGATTCCTCAAGTACTTGGCAGTGTCTTCACGGATACGCAAATTACGCACTGTAATTCTCTGTTTGCTGTCCACTTTTGTACCTGGCATGTCAACACTTTCAGCATACttgtcctcatcttcatcatcatcatcaggctcATCATCGCTCATCTCCTCACCGTCCTTTAACTTCTTAGCTTTCAACTGTCTCTTGTATTCTTCAACTTTCTGATGCTCTTCAACAACAGCAGCATAGTCTGCTGGATTGAAACCATTCCATCGATCTCTTTTCCCATCAAAGTCCAGCTTAAGAGTTGGAAGTAATACATCATCTGCAGCAATGTTGCGGGCATTGAATTTTGCACCAACTTTTCGTGG includes the following:
- the Slu7 gene encoding pre-mRNA-splicing factor SLU7; this translates as MSAPSIPLSSILKSKHEEVEGDEPKKKTREEWKKAKELEEARKAGTVPAAVDEEGKDINPHIPQYISTAPWYFGSGGPTLKHQRPQPEKQSSFNHLNEHYARGQKGSVATRYRKGACENCGGLGHKKKDCVERPRKVGAKFNARNIAADDVLLPTLKLDFDGKRDRWNGFNPADYAAVVEEHQKVEEYKRQLKAKKLKDGEEMSDDEPDDDDEDEDKYAESVDMPGTKVDSKQRITVRNLRIREDTAKYLRNLDPNSAYYDPKTRSMRDNPYRGTGRKDDEVDFAGENFVRFTGDTVNQAKAQLFAWDAYEKGVDVSLQAEPTKLELLKKQFIDKKDEFKKKVSDDLLEKYGGKEHLDVPPTELLLSQTENYVEYSRHGKIIKGAEKQVVRSKYDEDVYPRNHTSVWGSYWRDGVWGYRCCHSFIKNSYCTGEAGKQSNTEVLLPAASTSAEPETAEEKEEKTLLELHQEKIDKKKKKKRKRKSKKKKRKHDSSSSSSSSSSSSSSSSSDSSSESESEEQKEEKRRKKLREALIRAKMEEDEAANMMKMDERMRKYNSMYNAKAPTEEEIEAYQLRRQREDDPMAAFLGK